Part of the Henckelia pumila isolate YLH828 chromosome 2, ASM3356847v2, whole genome shotgun sequence genome is shown below.
TGCGTGGGTGAActatgattttgattttcacaACGGGGTCTGTCTTAGCATGTATAATTGATTGTCTTATTTTTGTCCCATCATTTTTACCAATCTTATCTCATGATGATTTCGACATTAGATATCCTTCAGCCAATCAGTTGTCTTTTTGGTTATTTGTCTTGTTGGTTTGccttttgattttcatttttctcCTTCATCAGAATAatgttcttatttttttaaacaccagccacacacacacacacacacacacacacacacacacagagtCTGCCTTCTTCTTGGTTCAAGTTTTTGTAtgctataaataattaaattacagTGATGACCATCCAACCCTCGAGTTTTTGGTGGTTAAATGGTGGTTATTCTTTTGTTATACATTTTGATGAGACTATTTTATTAAATGCCAACATGTGAAACTTGTCTTAGATAAATTTGTCCATCATTGGTTCGGATGCTGTGGATTATTTACATTATGATACATCTTTGTGGTTTctgattatttattcaaattatgCTGTCTAAGTGTTTGTTCCTGTTGGTTAGTTACTGATACTGGCGTTTCTTGGACAGGTTATGATATCTGCTAAGGAAGAACCAGAAGCCCCTCTTCCACCTGCGGTGGATGGTCTTCTCAAGGTTCACAAGCGTCTAGTGGATGGGATGGAGAATGATCCTTCTAATCCTGCACCAGGTTTAGGAGGCAAACTCTCAACGAGACTGCTCGTCCCAGCAGCACAAGCAGGGAGTTTGATTGGAAAACAGGGCACGACAGTCAAGTCAATCCAAGAAGAATCTAATTGTATTGTCAGAGTCCTTGGAACAGGTTTTCACTTGGCCAAACTGTCTATTAACTTCCTAAAATTTAATGACCTGAATTGCACTTGTGAATTAGCTCTTTTTCTTGTGTTGATACTATTGTCTTTTGGTGTCTATATACGCCAGTCTGTGAGGAACTTTTTAATATTATCTTGATGATAATTTCACGGTTCATTGATATTATATCATCAATCCCGATTTACCCAAATGTGCAGTACTTATTTTCCTTTTTTGTTTGAAGTATTTGTATGCCTTCATCAATTTGGAAAGAATCAGGTTTTTCATGTCCGATACTTAATTTGTTTGTGTTCTGACTGATTAAATGCGTAAGCATATGCCTTTACCTTTAAATGGTTGATCTCCATTGATGCAGTGTCATCGTACTGTTATTTCACCGTATAAAATCTTCCAAGTGTTGAGTTTCATACTGAAACCTAATTTTTGAACAAAGTCATGCTCCCAATGCTTCAGGGTCTATTAACCGAGGAAATCAAAGCGAATTATTAGTTATATCAACACGCTGGCTTAAGAGAACCTAATTCTTAACTGTATCTTTGAACTTGACCTCATACCCGAGATTATATATCTCTCTAAGGCCTGAAATGATGGAGTGAGGAGACAACAAACCATATGGTGATTCATGGAATAGATGTATTAACTAATTGCATCTGCTAGATTCATGCCAGGCAAAATATTATTCTTTTCCCCTGAAAATGAAAGTCTCAGGTACCTGTTTATGTTTAACTCAAATTGAGTGCACACATTTGACTGAAAGCTTGGCAGAATACTTCAATTAAGTAAAGATCAAATGTTAGTGGAGGGAAGAGTTCATTACTCATTGGGACTTGGGACTTGTTCTTAAATGCAATGCAGTTGAAAGTAATTCAGAAAATGAGTTTATCATTATAAAATTTGTTTGGTATTATCAAATTCAGTTCATAAATGTCTCGGAATAagagaaaaccaaaatcaagcTCATAATACCTCAAGTTCATCAGATTAAGTTTTTTAAGTGTTATCAAACCTCAGAAGTTCATGTTGTGTCAAATGCCCTAAACATCTTTAGGCgatttttaattgttattttgGCTCAGTGAGCTTATACTATAAATATTACTCCAGTAGAACCCTGAGTTTTGGACAACCCGAGCTTGGGGAAGAAATTATTGCAGAAATCCAACCTGCCAGCATATTGAATGATGTGGTTATTCAGGTGGTAGTATTTCTCTCGTTTTTTTAAATGCACCAACGCTTGTGGATTTTTTCAACccgttcaaatatatatttatgcaaTATGTCATACCAGCTACTATATTGAGCGCACAACTATGTCAGAAATCTTATATATTCTACATTTGCATTATTATCTGCAGATGATCTGCCGCTTTTTGCTCTTCAAGATGATAGGATTGTAGAGGTAGTAGGGGAGCCTGCAGGCATACATAAAGCGATTGAATTGATTGCAAGTCATCTGAGAAAATTTTTAGTTGATCGAAGCATAATACATGTATTGGAAATGCATGTAAGTTTTCTTTTCCGTAGAAGTCAATTTGGCACAAATTTTTGTTCAATGTATTGTATTTGTTGGATCTGGCTAACTGCTGGCGGTGTTAGATGCAAATGCCTAATTCTCAGATGGACCACATGCCTCCTGGCCATTCATGGGGTCCGCCGCCTCAAGCTTTTCAGCAAAATGCACCTGCAGGTCCAGGATATGGAGCTAACCCTAATTTCATGCCACCGCCTAGGCAGTTTGATAATTATTATAACCCCTCCAACATGCCACCTCCCCCAGAAAAACAATCTCATCAAGGAGTATCTGCCTATGGAAGAGAAGCTCTGGTTCCAGGACATTCGTCAACCACCCAGACGGCTCAGTCAATAATTACTCAGGTTACCATTTTCCTTCTAGTATTTGGTTTTATCATTATCTATTTAGGGAAGTAAATTTGGAAGCCTCGAGATAGCTGTAGTGCCTAGAATGAcactttttttataaaaaaaaattgtatctaGGTATGATTTGTAGATCCTCTCTCATCTTTGATCTTAGCTAGACATGTCTTATTTACTCCTTTGATATTAGCTTGTCCTGGAATTAGGTAAGTGCTACGCGAGAGCAGTGTTGTAAATGGCGATAGGCGGCGGTGGGGTGGGCAGTTTAAAGAGGAAGAGAGAGGCACTTGTGGGTTGGCTCTTTCTATGTTTTGACTTTTGAAAATTGATTAGAAAgtgtaaataaaaataattacggttttttaaaaattggtTGATTAATcatgaaaaggaaaaaaattggTTGACTTCGACTGCCACTCGCCCGCCTCGGCCACTGCCCCGCCTGTTTTTTCCGCCTTCATAGCCGCCTCGACTGTCTCGCCAATCTTCGACCGCCTAGAACACCGCTTTAGGCAAATGCGGGGCGGACGATGGTCGCCTCGGCCACCATTTAGAACACTGCGCGAGAGAGAAAAGAGAACCTGCCAATCTAAGAATGTGCCTGGTGTCTTGGTTATGGCTGACTAGGTATATATAGAGAAACTAGATTTTTCCTTATCATTCCCATTTGGACATCCACGAGGTGCATATATATCATAACTCTGCCCTGTTGAAAATACATCAAGATGGCTTATCAACAGCTTTCAAATTTGAGCATGCGATTACTTCTGCGAGTGTTTTAATTGTTCCCTTTAACAATAATCAACGCATTATGTCCTACTGTGAAATACTTGATTCGGGGGGAACAAAAATTGATATCTCAACGTTCACAATCTGGGACGTGAATGCTTATGCCAAGGTGATCATGTAACTATTAAATGAATAATTTGGAGCTTGGTGTGTTGGCAGATTACGCAGCAAATGCAAATTCCATTAGCTTATGCTGATGCTGTGATTGGCACACAAGGTGCAAATATTAGCTATATCCGACGGGTTAGTGGGGCCACGGTTACTATACAAGAAACAAGGGGTGTTCCTGGGGAGATGACAGTTGAGATTAGTGGAACTGCTTCTCAAGTCCAAACAGCTCAGCAAATGATTCAGGTAGCACTGTACAACATGCTGCTTTAGGGCTTGACTTTCTGAACCTTCGTTGTTCTTTAtatattttggttatttttgCCTTTCAAGTCTGTTGCATGCACGACTTTTCTTGCATCGttgtctctctctctctctctctctgtctctctctctctatttTGACATGATATTTAAGCATTCAATGAATTGCGAGATTATAGCTTGAGATATTTCCTAGCTTCACTGTTTGGAGGAGAACATTGAAATGGAGAATTATCAAGCCCTAGTGTAGTATGGTTCAGACACGTATTTGATTTTAGTGGGAACTTCGTGAGTTAGGTATCAATGGTATTTGCAGGTAAGTTAGGACGGAAGAATAGTAGATGATGTCACCACCTTGGGGAGCTGCTGCATTTATTTTTTCTCCTCTTTCTGTTTTGAATTCAAAGACTGTTGTCATGGAGGAGGCTCTTGAAAGTGATATGACCCTTTGAAAGGTTGTATCTAGTAAGAATGGCATGTTCTGTTATTCCTAATTAAATTATCTTGTCCCGTTTGGAAAAGCTTCCGTGATAGTATATTACTCCCCAACCCCCCGAcaccaaaagaaaaaaaatttctttatcGTGAGAAGAGGTGACGGGCCTCTTAGTAGCTTTATTGTTAACATTCTATTTTTTTGGGCTGGTCTCACGTTGGGCCAGTTCTATGGTGATGGACAGATCATGCCTCAAGAACACTTGGACAACATCATATGAAGTGCTGCTTCAGCTGTTGTTTCTTCTGCCTGATCACTTAGTGTGCACATTTGACTGTGTTAATGAGGTCAATGGGGTTGACTAGTTTTAAATAATTGCATTGCAGAATTTCATGGCAGAAGCTTCAGGTTCAACCCAGACGCAATACGCATCATCGGCTGATCAGGCCTTTAATTCTTATGCGGCTCATGGTTCAGTATACACATCTCCCCCTGCGAATGCTAGTGTTGGTGGGCAAACTGGAGGGTATAACTCGGTGTATGGGGCTAATTATGGATACTGAATTTGGTGAGGTTCGAGTTGATGCGAGTGAGACTTGTGCCATTTATTAAGTCTAGCTTGCCTAGAGAAACTAATTATTAAACTAGTATAATTTGCAATATTGtactttatttttttctctcttAGAAATTTGAATGATGTTTAAAAAGGCAAACATGTTGCAGGCATAGGGTACTGCCAACGATATACTTTGATTATTTTCCCATGAAGAGCTGCTCTTACCATCGGTAGAATCTCAGTATTCTTTTGTTCACATATATGATACTGGATTTTTTTGACGTGCTTGTAAGTTGTATGTATTTTCTTGCTTGTATTCATTTCCATCTATTGCTGATTATGCCTCATCCTTTCATTTGactcatattttcatgttttggtttatttatttattttcggaaatggttttttttttttttaatgtcaaAGGGAAGCCcaacataaattattttattctgagTTTTTTAAAGCACAAAAcgagatttttttaatttatatatgtgcGTGTGTGCGTGCACGAGATTATTAGCGAATATAAATCATTGACGCAATTAGGTTAAGGATTCACCGACAATTATGCAAAGCACAAAATGGATTTAAATATACGAAAGCGTGGGCACCGGAATTATCCCTCAATTCAGTGAATTCACCTTTTTTGACTTTTTCAAATTAGTACAACCACCAAATTccaaatataatttaatatccGAGTTACACATTTTATAGATTAtagacataaataaatatttaacttCATATGCTAACTACATCCCATTCTCCGAGCCTacgcattttttttttcatttaaataCAAATATAGCTTCTTATTTTTGGGGAAAAAACTAGaaaaatttggattttaaaatttttggtgcgatatttctctttttttttaataaccTTATTAAATTATGGTTTGTTTATATTTGGAACTAATATTTATCAACTCAATGATCAAGAAACCAATTGTTATTGGTTCAAACTGTATGAGTTTCTCTATTCGATTGCTCGCAAAAAATGCATCTGTTGTAACATGTTTTTGAGACACGAAACTAATAGTAATAAGTCAGGtacattaatataaaatatcatttgaattattttcaaataatatgTAAAGCTCAATCTCATAATTTCcaactttaaaataataatgaaaatataaaatatccAAAGAATCTGAAAACAAAATTATATCCACAATGGAGGGAGGAAAATTTTTATTAACGtgcaatatttatttatttttgaaacaaaataaataaatgagccCGACATAAACGTTTTCGAGGTTCGAGACGAACCAGAGGACTGAGAAAAGAAAAGtggagaaaaaaataaaacaaaacaagaaaTTATATTTGTGGGAAGACAAGAAAATCATCCTCCGGGAAAAAAAATACATAGAAAAATCTCCTGgttagagagagagagagagagaggggaAAAAAGAGAGTTGGGCTCAcgtttgtttttgtttagtcAGCGGTTGTGTTGAATTTGTTGCTCAGATcggaaagagagaaaaaaataatCCAATTGTAAGTTCTTTTTTTTGGGGGGTTAGCTGATATGTTTTAGCTGGATTTCTTGATCTTTAGGCATTCATTTGCGGTGGTTTTTCTGGATCTGCATTTTCCTTGTGGGCAATATGTTCATTGTTGGCTGCTGTTGACCTCGTTTTCTCCTTGTGCATATACGTGTCTGTGTGAGTAATAGTGTTTTGCTTGGAGTTTTTTTGAATGCCATGATAATCTGTGATGTGACACGGCTTAGGATGAGGGCCGTTGAAAGGGTGATCTTGAAACTCGTAATTTCATAAATTTTCTgataaaaatttgattttttttactcGTCAGCCTCTGGGTTCTTAGGCGCATATTTTTTCGGatgttttggtttatttttaattatttcttgGTGAAATGTGGTTTAGAAATGAGGGAAGTTTGGGAGATTGTGTCGTTTTTCATTTGATTTATgctcttctcttctcttctcttctcttctcttctcttttcttttctatttattatattttctcTTTTCTGGGTTTTGTTTCCTTATTCATCTATTGGAGATGGGAATGCATGAGTTTTCAATTGAAAGGAGCAATCTTGGGTTTAAGGGTATGGCCTATCTCCTCTTGATGGATCAGTAATATGTGCCTTAAAAAAGTTGcaaaattcatttaaatttgAATGCTGGGTTGAGTTTCTTTTGCTCGATGCCCTTGGAGAAAGAGTCTTGTGAGAATGATATGCTAAGATCCTGATCTATTATTCATAAGTATTTTAATTTATGGGGAAAAACGTTTGttacttttaaaat
Proteins encoded:
- the LOC140880044 gene encoding flowering locus K homology domain-like — its product is MADLEENFSEVGHAHDNEYQHEDEDEHEHEHEFVPVHELHENEEHKNESIECIPENVESDEKQDHEDVSLAGGGAEKWPGWPGESVFRMLVPAQKVGSIIGRKGEYIKKTCEETKARIKILDGPPGTRERAVMISAKEEPEAPLPPAVDGLLKVHKRLVDGMENDPSNPAPGLGGKLSTRLLVPAAQAGSLIGKQGTTVKSIQEESNCIVRVLGTDDLPLFALQDDRIVEVVGEPAGIHKAIELIASHLRKFLVDRSIIHVLEMHMQMPNSQMDHMPPGHSWGPPPQAFQQNAPAGPGYGANPNFMPPPRQFDNYYNPSNMPPPPEKQSHQGVSAYGREALVPGHSSTTQTAQSIITQITQQMQIPLAYADAVIGTQGANISYIRRVSGATVTIQETRGVPGEMTVEISGTASQVQTAQQMIQNFMAEASGSTQTQYASSADQAFNSYAAHGSVYTSPPANASVGGQTGGYNSVYGANYGY